A single window of Dermacentor albipictus isolate Rhodes 1998 colony chromosome 1, USDA_Dalb.pri_finalv2, whole genome shotgun sequence DNA harbors:
- the LOC139054988 gene encoding solute carrier family 22 member 7-like, which translates to MEFERVLKEVGGFGLFNKTIMVGALVLSTWNTALCYFFHVFVLIAPPSQWCFVNGTSLEDFSFASALPRRRCQMVSLSSDGANASFADGSATTCPTGWKFDPTEFFTSVTMENQWICGESWKMYAVHTAYWSGSMTGYFVSGFLADKIGRKKTALLLIAVGSTCNLLGAFFSQFVSYTILKFFAAAGSYTVTTTVFVLVMEYTISEKRTLVAFIWATSWTVLATMLPWYAYLLQNWRVLIATNASMSVFLLVIFWWVPESSSWLLSVNRKQEARVILQRIARINGKDASEEQLDKLLKPRK; encoded by the exons ATGGAGTTTGAAAGAGTGCTGAAGGAAGTTGGTGGCTTCGGTCTTTTCAACAAGACAATCATGGTCGGAGCGCTGGTGCTATCAACTTGGAACACGGCCCTGTGTTACTTCTTTCATGTATTCGTGCTAATCGCGCCACCCAGCCAGTGGTGCTTTGTCAACGGCACTTCACTCGAAGACTTCTCCTTTGCTAGCGCGTTGCCTCGACGGCGCTGCCAGATGGTGAGTTTATCCAGTGACGGCGCTAATGCCAGCTTCGCCGACGGCAGTGCGACAACTTGCCCTACGGGTTGGAAGTTCGATCCCACTGAGTTCTTCACGTCGGTCACGATGGAG aatcAGTGGATATGCGGCGAAAGCTGGAAAATGTACGCTGTCCACACCGCTTATTGGTCAGGATCGATGACGGGTTACTTCGTGTCAGGATTTCTCGCCGACAA aatTGGCCGCAAGAAGACGGCCCTGCTGCTAATAGCGGTGGGATCCACGTGCAACCTGCTCGGTGCCTTCTTCTCCCAGTTCGTTAGCTACACGATCCTCAAGTTCTTTGCTGCCGCAGGCTCTTACACGGTCACGACGACAGTATTTGTGTTAG TGATGGAGTACACCATATCGGAAAAAAGGACCCTGGTTGCCTTCATCTGGGCCACAAGTTGGACTGTACTGGCCACCATGCTGCCCTGGTACGCGTACCTCTTGCAGAACTGGAGGGTGCTCATCGCTACGAATGCCTCCATGAGCGTGTTTTTACTCGTCATCTTCTG GTGGGTCCCAGAATCGTCTAGTTGGCTGTTGTCCGTGAACCGCAAGCAAGAAGCCCGTGTCATCCTCCAGAGGATTGCGCGTATAAACGGCAAGGACGCGTCAGAAGAGCAACTCGATAAGCTGCTGAAG CCTAGGAAGTGA